A single window of uncultured Pseudodesulfovibrio sp. DNA harbors:
- the galU gene encoding UTP--glucose-1-phosphate uridylyltransferase GalU yields MEIKKAVIPVAGWGTRSLPATKNVPKEMLPIFRKPIVQYIVEEGIDAGLTDVVFITNQNKTIIEDHFDRNFLLEQLLERAGKDEMLEEVKRVASLVNVIGVRQKEQLGLGHAVLSAREICKNEPFAVMLGDDLMFGVDTGIGELLRAAKATGKAVVGVIEVPEEKVSRYGVIKGEELEDGTYRVTNLVEKPSKEEAPSNLAIIGRYVLLPEIFDILEGQKAGVGGEIQLTDALQGLADQDKLIAVKLGGQRFDAGDWVEYLTANIYFALHDEELRDDLVKRLLELLPCGGKEA; encoded by the coding sequence ATGGAAATCAAGAAAGCCGTCATACCTGTTGCTGGTTGGGGCACGCGTTCACTCCCGGCTACCAAGAATGTTCCCAAGGAAATGTTGCCTATTTTTCGCAAGCCCATTGTGCAATATATAGTGGAGGAAGGCATTGATGCCGGGTTGACTGATGTTGTTTTCATCACCAACCAGAATAAGACCATCATTGAAGATCATTTTGATCGCAACTTTTTGTTGGAACAGCTTTTGGAGCGAGCGGGCAAGGATGAGATGCTTGAAGAAGTCAAGCGAGTCGCTTCTTTGGTCAATGTCATTGGCGTTCGTCAGAAAGAACAGCTTGGGTTGGGCCATGCCGTTCTTTCGGCTCGTGAAATTTGCAAGAATGAACCTTTTGCTGTCATGCTCGGTGATGACCTCATGTTTGGTGTGGACACTGGCATAGGAGAATTGCTCCGTGCGGCAAAGGCTACCGGCAAGGCCGTGGTCGGCGTGATCGAAGTGCCGGAAGAGAAAGTTAGTCGATACGGGGTGATCAAGGGTGAAGAATTGGAAGATGGCACCTATCGTGTGACCAATTTGGTAGAAAAGCCGTCTAAGGAAGAGGCTCCATCCAATTTGGCAATTATCGGTAGATATGTGTTGCTCCCTGAAATTTTTGATATTCTTGAAGGGCAGAAAGCCGGGGTTGGCGGAGAAATTCAGCTGACCGACGCATTGCAGGGGTTGGCAGATCAGGACAAGCTTATCGCTGTAAAATTGGGTGGTCAGCGTTTTGATGCGGGCGACTGGGTAGAGTACCTGACGGCCAATATTTATTTTGCTCTTCATGACGAAGAGCTCAGGGATGATCTTGTCAAGCGGCTGTTGGAACTGTTGCCTTGTGGTGGGAAAGAAGCATGA